The following proteins come from a genomic window of Nostoc sp. ATCC 53789:
- a CDS encoding CO2 hydration protein has translation MVTIKKKAAHNPLAEYIERLQKGEALLPNSPENVLEVVGILKSYGVVLDAYSKNLNYIAEYQFLIFFPFFKYFNGEVSVEKLLRHWWHNRINFEYAEYCMKAMMWHGGGGLDTYLDTTEFKERAQAVIAAKFKNNPLILGVNQLFPDFLTEQLRVSAYYTGLGQFWRVMADIFLSLSDLYDQGKIKSISEVVEHIKAGLVANASNPITYAVKIRSEVYEIIPKSVGLTFLADTAIPYVEAVFFRGTPFHGTVSYNAQGYQIPPDQTRFQYGALYADPLPIGGAGIPPTLLMQDMRHYLPEYLHEIYRRSLRGEDDLRVQICMSFQKSMFCVTTATILGLMPYPLDTKDPNEEKGNRVYLEKWMSRLETSRLLDVNK, from the coding sequence ATGGTAACTATTAAAAAGAAAGCGGCTCACAATCCCTTAGCTGAGTATATTGAACGGCTGCAAAAAGGAGAAGCATTACTCCCAAATAGTCCAGAAAATGTATTAGAAGTAGTTGGTATTCTTAAAAGCTATGGTGTAGTTTTAGATGCCTACTCAAAAAATCTTAACTATATTGCCGAGTATCAGTTTTTAATATTTTTCCCCTTTTTTAAATACTTTAATGGAGAGGTTTCTGTTGAGAAATTACTCCGGCACTGGTGGCATAATCGAATTAATTTTGAGTATGCCGAATATTGTATGAAAGCCATGATGTGGCATGGTGGCGGCGGACTAGATACATATTTAGATACAACAGAATTTAAAGAAAGAGCGCAAGCCGTTATTGCCGCAAAATTTAAAAATAATCCCTTAATTTTGGGTGTTAACCAACTGTTTCCAGATTTCTTAACAGAACAATTGCGTGTCTCTGCTTACTACACAGGTTTAGGTCAATTTTGGCGAGTCATGGCTGATATTTTCCTCAGCTTATCAGACCTTTACGACCAAGGCAAAATAAAATCGATTTCCGAAGTTGTAGAACATATCAAAGCAGGGTTGGTGGCAAATGCATCAAACCCAATTACCTACGCCGTCAAAATACGGAGTGAAGTCTATGAAATCATTCCTAAAAGCGTTGGTTTGACCTTCTTAGCAGATACAGCAATACCTTATGTAGAGGCGGTATTCTTCCGGGGAACTCCTTTCCACGGTACAGTTTCATACAACGCCCAAGGTTATCAAATCCCCCCAGATCAAACGCGATTTCAATATGGCGCATTATATGCCGATCCTTTACCCATCGGCGGCGCGGGTATTCCTCCCACCTTGTTGATGCAAGATATGCGTCATTATCTTCCAGAGTATTTGCACGAAATTTATCGTCGCAGTCTTCGGGGTGAAGATGATTTGCGGGTACAAATTTGTATGAGTTTCCAAAAATCGATGTTTTGCGTGACAACAGCAACGATTTTGGGACTGATGCCTTATCCTTTGGATACTAAAGATCCAAATGAGGAAAAAGGTAATCGAGTTTATTTAGAGAAGTGGATGAGTCGTTTAGAAACTTCGCGGTTGCTAGATGTCAATAAATAA
- a CDS encoding Uma2 family endonuclease — protein MTSATDPSTALTPFPDHTQLPESDGTFVKNFQEHPQSILLTDSIKPILQKRHPDGQYCIGQDSGIYWRITDPPEKGAEAPDWFYVGNVPPTLDGQTRRSYVLWREFIAPLIALEFVSGDGSEERDKTPWKGKFWIYEQVIRPPFYGIYEVNKASVEVYELIGGQYQLLTANERGHYPIHPLGVELGIWQGQYYNMELPWLRWWDLQGNLLLTGEERADRLTAQLRSLGVEPEA, from the coding sequence ATGACCTCTGCAACCGATCCATCCACCGCCCTCACACCGTTCCCAGACCATACGCAGCTTCCTGAGTCTGATGGTACATTCGTGAAAAACTTTCAGGAACATCCCCAAAGCATTCTCCTAACGGACTCTATTAAGCCGATATTGCAAAAACGTCATCCTGATGGACAGTACTGTATTGGTCAAGATAGCGGTATCTACTGGCGGATAACTGACCCCCCAGAAAAAGGCGCAGAAGCACCAGACTGGTTCTATGTAGGGAATGTACCCCCTACTCTGGATGGACAAACGCGCAGGTCTTATGTATTATGGCGAGAGTTTATTGCCCCATTGATTGCATTGGAATTTGTCTCTGGGGATGGTAGTGAGGAGCGAGATAAAACTCCTTGGAAGGGGAAATTTTGGATTTATGAGCAGGTGATTCGTCCTCCTTTCTACGGCATTTATGAAGTGAATAAAGCCAGCGTAGAAGTTTATGAATTAATTGGTGGACAATATCAGTTATTAACAGCAAATGAACGCGGACATTATCCCATACATCCTTTAGGAGTTGAGTTAGGGATTTGGCAGGGACAATATTACAATATGGAATTACCTTGGCTACGTTGGTGGGATTTGCAAGGTAATTTGTTATTGACTGGTGAAGAAAGAGCCGATCGCTTAACTGCTCAATTGCGATCGCTCGGCGTAGAACCAGAAGCCTAA
- a CDS encoding NADH-quinone oxidoreductase subunit M: protein MLSVLILVPLIGAALIGFSPSGINGKFARGVALVFAIIAFLWTIVLAIQFHPGEITQQFAESVPWIDVLGLNYNLGIDGLSLPLLGLNGLLTSIAIYSSDESLQRPKFYYSLILLLSAGVTGAFLAQDLLLFFLFYELELIPLYLLIAIWGGAKRGYAATKFLIYTAVSGILILASFLGMVWLSGSSSFALATLNATTLPLATQLLLLAGILIGFGIKIPLVPFHTWLPDAHVEASTPISVLLAGVLLKLGTYGLLRFGMNLLPEAWAYLAPWLATWAVVSVLYGASCAIAQTDMKKMVAYSSIGHMGYVLLATAAATPLSVLGAVMQMISHGLISAMLFLLVGVVYKKAGSRDLDVIQGLLNPERGMPVIGSLMVLGVMASAGIPGMVGFISEFIIFRGSFAVFPVQTLLSMLGTGLTAVYFLILLDRAFFGRLSAQVTNLPRVYWSDRAPAAILAVLIVIFGIQPAWLARWTEPTITAMVNSQNVVVAVSLEKAMGNGE, encoded by the coding sequence TAGTGCCGTTAATCGGTGCAGCTTTAATTGGTTTCTCGCCCTCTGGTATCAATGGGAAATTTGCCCGTGGGGTGGCTTTGGTCTTTGCCATTATCGCTTTCTTGTGGACAATCGTACTAGCAATTCAGTTCCATCCAGGGGAAATCACTCAACAGTTTGCTGAGTCTGTACCTTGGATAGATGTCTTAGGCTTAAACTATAACCTGGGAATTGATGGTTTATCTTTGCCACTGCTGGGTTTGAATGGACTGTTAACTTCTATTGCCATCTACAGTAGCGATGAATCTCTACAGCGCCCGAAATTTTATTACTCTTTGATACTATTATTGAGCGCTGGGGTGACTGGAGCATTTCTGGCACAGGATTTACTATTATTTTTCCTGTTTTACGAATTAGAACTAATTCCGCTATATCTGTTGATAGCTATTTGGGGTGGGGCAAAGCGGGGTTATGCGGCTACAAAATTTCTTATTTATACCGCCGTTTCAGGAATCTTGATTTTGGCAAGTTTCCTCGGCATGGTTTGGCTGAGTGGTTCCTCTAGCTTTGCACTAGCAACCTTAAACGCTACGACTTTACCCTTAGCCACACAGCTTTTACTGCTAGCGGGGATTTTGATCGGTTTCGGGATTAAAATTCCCTTAGTTCCCTTTCATACTTGGTTACCAGATGCTCACGTTGAAGCTTCCACACCAATTTCGGTGCTATTGGCTGGGGTATTGTTGAAGTTGGGAACTTACGGCTTACTGCGGTTTGGTATGAACTTGTTACCAGAAGCTTGGGCTTATTTAGCTCCTTGGTTAGCGACTTGGGCAGTGGTGAGTGTATTGTATGGTGCATCCTGCGCGATCGCTCAAACCGATATGAAAAAAATGGTAGCATACAGTTCCATTGGACACATGGGCTATGTGCTGTTGGCGACGGCGGCGGCTACACCATTAAGCGTGTTAGGTGCTGTAATGCAGATGATTAGCCACGGCTTAATTTCTGCCATGCTGTTTTTGCTGGTAGGAGTTGTGTATAAAAAAGCCGGAAGCCGAGATTTAGATGTTATCCAAGGATTGCTGAACCCAGAACGGGGTATGCCTGTAATTGGTAGCTTAATGGTTTTGGGAGTTATGGCCAGTGCTGGGATACCAGGAATGGTAGGGTTTATTTCCGAATTCATCATTTTTCGGGGCAGTTTCGCAGTTTTTCCAGTGCAAACTTTACTATCAATGCTTGGTACTGGCTTAACTGCGGTTTACTTCCTTATACTCCTCGACCGCGCCTTTTTTGGCCGCTTGTCTGCACAAGTTACTAACTTACCACGTGTGTATTGGAGCGATCGCGCCCCAGCTGCAATTTTAGCTGTGCTGATTGTGATTTTCGGCATTCAACCCGCTTGGTTAGCACGCTGGACTGAACCAACAATTACAGCAATGGTGAATAGCCAAAATGTAGTAGTAGCAGTGTCCTTGGAGAAAGCAATGGGGAATGGGGAATAA
- a CDS encoding oxygenase MpaB family protein — translation MLLNRYKNLHLIQQLDPVQDHCRIYHLMNGYEFPWDMTRSLEVALMRTYCVPSISKLLNQTGEFTHCPQKRYDDTSIIVGEMIKWGYDSDRGKEALQRMNALHGRFKIDNGDFLYVLSTFVFEPIRWNVHFGWRLMCEQEKLASFYFWREVGKQMQIQNIPETYEEFERYNLDYERQNFRYSDTNRRVGEATRDLFLSWFPSWMRSSIKPGIYALLDEPMLDAFGFPYPSPLLRSAMVSLLKIRAKLIRLFPPRNQPNFYIDSPIPSYPTGYEIANVGPAENVKQ, via the coding sequence ATGCTTCTCAATCGCTATAAAAATCTTCACCTAATTCAGCAACTTGATCCAGTGCAAGATCATTGCCGGATTTATCACTTAATGAATGGCTATGAGTTTCCCTGGGATATGACGCGATCGCTCGAAGTTGCTTTGATGCGAACTTATTGCGTTCCTAGTATTTCTAAATTGCTAAATCAGACAGGAGAATTTACCCATTGTCCGCAAAAACGCTACGATGATACGTCAATAATTGTTGGAGAGATGATTAAGTGGGGCTATGATAGCGATCGCGGCAAAGAAGCCCTGCAACGCATGAATGCACTCCACGGACGCTTCAAGATTGACAACGGTGATTTCCTGTATGTACTTTCAACCTTCGTTTTTGAGCCTATCCGCTGGAATGTGCATTTTGGTTGGCGGCTGATGTGCGAACAAGAAAAATTAGCGTCTTTTTACTTCTGGCGAGAAGTAGGTAAGCAAATGCAGATTCAGAATATCCCTGAAACCTACGAAGAATTCGAGCGCTATAACCTTGACTACGAACGCCAAAACTTTCGTTATTCAGATACAAATCGTCGGGTTGGGGAAGCTACACGCGATTTATTTTTGAGTTGGTTTCCTTCGTGGATGCGTTCTTCGATCAAACCAGGTATCTATGCTTTACTGGATGAGCCAATGCTCGATGCCTTTGGTTTTCCCTATCCTTCGCCATTGCTGCGATCGGCTATGGTAAGTCTACTAAAAATCCGAGCCAAATTAATCCGGTTATTTCCGCCTCGGAATCAGCCTAATTTTTATATTGACTCTCCTATCCCCAGCTATCCCACTGGCTATGAAATCGCCAATGTGGGGCCAGCAGAAAATGTTAAACAGTAA
- a CDS encoding DUF3696 domain-containing protein yields the protein MIHSLHIKNFKPFENQLLEFRSLTLLSGLNGMGKSSVLQSLLLLRQSYQQRLLQTKGLALNGDLVRIGTAKDALFEGAIKPEIISFELVVDDQERKTWTWRFRYDNQADVLRSDTAPITKEIHEFSLFGDYFHYLQAERLGPRNVFEMSEDLVHQHFQIGTRGEYTAHFLTVFGKSNINTVGLKQIGSQTVAKAFERPKQGEVSKLSHPKAESLSLKDQVEAWMGEISPGTRIHVNPIPGVDLMSLQYSFEMGKDVSSRYRNTNVGFGITYTLPIIVAVLASPPGTLIIIENPEAHLHPKGQVKMGELLSLAASCGIQIVIETHSDHVLNGIRLAVHGGKIKPYDVQLHYFQRQEKEGQTVTEVVSPHIDRNGRIDKWPDGFFDEWEKSLDVLLEPAGE from the coding sequence ATGATACACTCACTACATATAAAGAATTTTAAACCCTTTGAAAATCAGTTACTAGAGTTTAGATCACTAACTCTATTATCTGGTCTTAATGGTATGGGTAAATCTTCAGTATTACAGTCATTACTTCTATTACGCCAGTCTTATCAACAGAGGCTTTTGCAAACAAAAGGTCTAGCTCTAAATGGTGATTTAGTGCGTATTGGTACGGCTAAAGATGCTTTATTTGAGGGAGCGATAAAACCAGAAATTATTAGTTTTGAACTCGTAGTAGATGATCAAGAAAGAAAAACATGGACATGGCGCTTTAGATATGATAATCAAGCAGATGTTCTCCGTAGCGATACTGCACCAATAACGAAAGAAATACATGAATTTAGTCTGTTTGGAGATTACTTTCACTATCTGCAAGCAGAACGGCTTGGCCCTCGTAATGTCTTTGAAATGTCAGAGGATTTAGTACATCAACATTTTCAAATTGGTACTAGAGGTGAATATACAGCACATTTCCTTACCGTTTTTGGTAAATCGAACATAAATACAGTTGGACTTAAGCAAATAGGTTCACAAACAGTTGCTAAAGCTTTTGAACGCCCCAAACAAGGTGAAGTAAGCAAATTAAGTCATCCAAAAGCAGAGTCGCTATCTTTGAAGGATCAAGTGGAGGCATGGATGGGAGAAATCAGCCCTGGTACAAGAATTCATGTCAACCCAATTCCAGGTGTTGATTTAATGAGTTTGCAATACTCATTTGAAATGGGAAAAGATGTAAGTAGCAGATACCGTAATACTAATGTTGGATTTGGAATTACTTACACCTTGCCAATTATTGTAGCTGTACTTGCATCCCCTCCGGGTACACTAATTATAATTGAAAATCCAGAGGCACATCTACATCCTAAAGGACAAGTCAAGATGGGTGAATTATTATCCCTTGCAGCTAGTTGTGGAATTCAAATAGTAATAGAAACTCATAGTGATCATGTTTTAAATGGTATTCGTCTTGCTGTTCATGGAGGCAAAATTAAGCCGTATGATGTTCAGCTACATTATTTTCAGCGACAAGAAAAAGAAGGACAAACTGTTACAGAAGTAGTATCTCCACATATTGATCGCAATGGAAGAATTGATAAATGGCCTGATGGTTTCTTCGATGAATGGGAAAAAAGTTTAGATGTTTTACTTGAGCCTGCGGGAGAGTAA